The sequence TTTCAAGTTGGGCTTTTCCCTCGGCTACAtgtcattagaaaaaaataaatttattcaagCATTAGGACAAAGCCTGCCTAGATATCCCTGTTTTGAACTTTAGCTATTAAAATTCTCAGACTCAAGTGAGAATGAGTGCCCCTAACCCCACAGAGATAAACAGTATTTCAGCATTTGGGGGAGACTACCTTATAAACGTTGTTGTGGCTTTCTGGGAACTCACTACTGCAGGATATGCTCTGTATAAACTGCCTCGTAGTTTCCAGTTGTGTTCCTTAAACGTAAATCGCACAAAGTTTATGAATAAACATAAAGATGCCATATGCAGTTAGGGCTGCAGTGGGATTTTCTGCGGGAGCTGAGAGTCTGCATTGACCCTCAGGGAAGACTTGAAAGCATGAATGCTAAAAGGTATCAAGGGCaatgttccttttatttttgtgagtaTTGACTATCATGAGAAAATGAATATTCTGTAGCATTGCCTGCTTATTCTAATGTTGGGTGTGTGGCACGTAATCCAGTCAAGAACATAGCCTGGGCTCTGAAGGGTCTGTCCACAAAGGTTCGAAACCGTGCCTGCACAAAGGAtaatttaataacaaaaatgaaaaaaaaatgcctagcatattacaatttttatgactgaggcaggaaaaaagttaGTGTTAATGCACTGAGGTGTATCCTGCCATTATGGCTGCTAAGGAGAAGTGTGGAGATAAGCACAGTGCTTCCTGCCCCACTTTCCTGCGGTTCACCTGTGGGCTGCCAGCTGCCCGGGTGGGCTTCTCGGCATCCCGAGTTGCTGACCCAGAGGAGCATTCAGCTTGGCAAGCACCAGTCGGTCACACAAGAAAGGAGAGTAGGCTGGTTTTGAGCATGGTCCGGCCTTACCCATGCTGGTGTGGACAGAAGCTGAGGGGGGGAATTTCCTCCTTGCAGTGTTCCTAATCTTAAAAAGATCTGTTAGCCAGCCCAAACGAGAGCCTTGGCTCAGCTTCACATGTGGATCAAGTGATAGTCTTCATATAATCATCCTCTTTGAagtgctgccccccccccgtaGATGGCATGACCTTTTCAATCAGATCTAGGCTACCAGATTTGCCAAGAGGTTGTTAACTCCAAAGAGGTTATTCGGGTTTAGTATTACTATTTTCTAGTTTTTAGCTCTATTATCAAGGAGGTTTTCTCCCACAATTGGGTTTCATCCAAGCTCTTGGATCTTTAGcgtgtttttcttaaataattttgtcaaACAAATCACCACCTCCGGTCTTCAGCAGAATGTAAGAATAGCACCGCATATTACACTAAGAAATACGTATTAAATTATTGTATACTTACATGCATCGTTGTTTTTATTAAGCACTCAGTATGTGTTCAGTGCAGTATAAACATTAAACAAGATTATTCTTCCCCTGGTGAATTTACAGTCTGAGCAAGCTTCATAGGAAGGAGCAGTAATAGCATATCATTAAAACACTGCCTTTAATTTAATccctttttgtttccctgtgGTTAATAATCATTTGCTGTTGATCATGACTGGTGTATCCTGGCATGTCATCATGCAGCGCTGGTTTATGATGTTACAGCCCCCAGTTGTCCCCTCTACCCCTCTGTGGAAGGTTCTTGCTCAGTGTGAGTGGAAGAAGAGAGCAAATGTCTGTGTTTCAGCTGCTGCCATACAAAGCTCAGCAGCATAGCTGAAACCCACCTTTGATGGTACTCTACACTAAGACCTTGGTTGTTGTCTCAAAGCATGGTTTCCTTCTGCCACCTCGGCTTCCTGTAAGGACAGCTGGAAATGCTAATGTCTtcaacagctgcagaaagattCTCTGAGGCTTGTGTGTTAAAGCCCTGAGAGAAGAGACACTGCAAGATGCAAATGGAAACAAGGGCATCTGATTTGCACTGATGTCTGTTGGATTTAGGCACCTAATTCACTTTTATGTCTTTATAGTAGCATCATTTTAGGGGAGAATTCTACAGccaatgggatttttttaagatattggAGCTTCCCTGGGCACATCATATGGCTTGGACCATAAAAGGAACTGATACTCCTCAAGGGAAGCAGGGCTCTTGAACTGAAGGAGTTGGCAGGTTTGAAAGTTTTTTAAGTTTATCTGCTTATTTAAAGAGTCATAACAGAGTTCTGCCCTGAAGCAATTTCTGTTCCAGTTTCCACTCTGGATTGTGTGTATTATTTGtcatagaaattatttcagagacaaatttttaaaagtagccACTGAAagcatgctgctttctgaaagtaGCTTTTTGCTGAGTAAGCTATAACCACTGCCTAGAAgttgaaatctaaaaaaaaccacaccccTAGAAAAAACACATACTGTTCTTTTTTgtccccttctttttttaatagtgagGTTGACTATCCATTAGACCAAACTCTAAAGGAAAATTCTATCTCCTGAAATTTTCAAACCAAAATGTAATCCTATTTTGGAAGTTATAGTCAAGCTCAAGTTACTGAATTTAGTGTTGAGGTTACTGATTAAAATTTTTGGAGCTGTACTGTAGAGGAGGTTAGTGTAGATTAATCTGCTGGCTTTATTGTCTTTATTGCAGTAAATTGATTTattggaggagagggagaagttAATTCTCCGTATCAATTGTCCTATGTTCTCAGGCCCAAAAATTAATGAGTATCACCTTCTTTATGAAGGTGTTTTGTTAATGTAAAAGAGAGAATGTTTCTTTGGTTactgtgctctgctgcttctcatgttttgtgctttgttttttaaaatgctacagAGATGAGACCCATTTATGCATACTTTAATTCCTGATTTTGTGTTATAAACAGGTTAGGATTTGACTATGGCAGTGCAGTTCCTGCGGAAGGCATCTGTGTGGTTAAAGAAGCGCAAGATCACTTTGTTGGCCGTTTCTTGCGTGGGACTGTTTGGCGCTAACCTTTCCTATCATGTGTTTCCTGAGCAGACGTTCAAGCTGTTGCACGAGTGCTGGTCAGAGGGGCAGCCGGCTGAGCTTTCACAGAGGCTCTGTGGTGTCTTTCAGGATGTCCTTCAAGATACTGATGTGAAGTCCACTGACTCCTATCGAGCTTTTGCAGCTTCTGGCTTCCACCCTGTGAGTGCTGGAAtcccctggctgcctgcaggctctTTGGTGGGCATCCCACCTAACTTTGATAGCACGGCTGAGGATAAAAAAGGAATAGTCAACCATGTTGTTGTGATCAATGGCAAGGAAGTAGACTGGGAGAGCAGTGAAGGTGTTGCTTTGAAGGAAGCTCTGACGTTTTCGCTTAATGCTCAGAAGTTTGCCATTGCCAGAGAAGTTGTGTATTTGCAGAATGGCAGCCCCTTAGCAAGTGCGGTTGTGGCTCCAACTTGCTTAGCTGGCACATTTCTCTGCGGGAGAGGTATAAAGCTACTTCTGGGTTTATCTCCTGGCCCCTTGATACTTCGCAGCATCTGTAACCTCATAACTGCAGCTGGTGGATTAATGTGCTATTACGTTTCTTATGACGCTATGACTTATCACCTAGACTGCAAGGCTGACAGAAAGGCAGCTACTGTTTCCAAAGACTATGCTAGAGGTGGGGTTGAATTCTATGATAAAATCTTATCCCGCAACAGGATTCTTCGTGGTCTGATGGGCAAACAAGGGATGAAAATGTATGCCCCAAGCGGTAACCTTTTCCCAAGACACTGGTTCAGAATAAAGTATACCCCGTACACTTACCGAAGAGATTTGattgttaatattttaagagaGCTCCATGCATAGGAAGGGAGTGCTTGAATTTTAAACTTGTGAATTATGTATCCTCTTGGaacactgctgtgctgctttttttttttttctgtatcttcattagaatttcagggtttatttttgcatatagTTTGGAAGGAGTTATTGCACATTCTGTGAATAAAGAATTctctcttaaaatattaaagactcGCTTCAAAAGTGCTCTGTTCTGTGTGCATCTCAAATCACAAgactgctgaggaggggaaCTTCTCAGATGCTGATCTGGAagttctgctgctctgctctgctttccagccTGGAAATGGAAAGGGTCAAGTCCAACAGAGAGTTTTGGGAGTATTATCGTTTAAACTGGTGTGTTTGTATGTATGTTTGTTGTTCCTCCTATGGAACAACcgaaagatgttttaaaaaaactggGCACTCTGTATCGTGCTGTTACATAAAAACCAAGACACAGAGTTTCTGTTCTGTGTAAGTTCTTGCACCATGTAAATTCTTACGCTGCAGTCACTGTTCTTCAGTAGGGCATGCTAGTTATGCTGCAGTTCATACTAACACAGCTAGATTATTAACAGCACCTGCATCATTGTGCTCAAATCTAGTTCCGCTCACTACATGACATGGGGACTGTGGTGTGTGTATCTCAAATATTTCCCATTCAGTGGGAATGTACAAGGCAGTACGTAACATGACTGTCATGGGTTGGTTGTTTTCTCGCAAGTGGGATAAGCATGTTCAGGAGagggttttctgtttgcttttgtacagtttttgtttaatgtaaaaatacatgtagATGTATGTCACTGTTATGTCAAAGAAGGCAAGGTGTAAGAAATAAGTCTGGCATTTGGCACAGAAACTGCTGAGGTCTGTGACCAAGGGTTGCCAAAGGAAATCTCTTATTTCAGCCTGCACTCCATCATCCTCCCTGGGCtacagggggacagcctgccttaTCATGGccttctccacgggctgcaggggaatctgtgCTCTGGTACCTGGAGTACCTCTggcccttccttcttcactgacttcagtgtctgcagggttgtttctctcacatcttctccctcctctctctggcttcAGTTGCTCTTGGcagtttgtggggttttttttcccctttcttaacTATATTACCCCAGAGGCAttaccaccattgctgatgggttggccttggccagcagtgggtccatcttggagctggctggcattggctataggggaagcttctagcagcttctcacagaagccacccctgtagtgcccccgctaccaaaaccttgccatgcaaacccaatacagtgaTGTGATGGCTCAAGACTGGAATATAACTCCTGTTTTGTATAGCCTGTGAGTTCATTCATCCTCATTACTTCTTCAGGCAAGTCTAAACTCCATGAAATGTTCTCAGAGAGAACTTGGCCCACTTTGATGTGGTTTAAGGAGCTGCTACTACATAAAGagtgcagagaggaaacagaggCCTTCTTTGAGATTTACAACAAGTAgcagtttaaacaaaattaaagaaatctgCTTGCCTTTTACCACTCCTTACTGCTGCTTTCCATCGAGGTGCCTGCAGCTAGTGCTGTTGTTTAACATTCTTAGGTTGTAAAGCCCCAGTGATGCTAATAGCTTTTGCAGTTGTGCACTTTGCTTTACTCTTACAGATGGATTCTCCAGGAAGCTCCATGGATTTGTAAATGCTGTGTCTGATTTACACTTCTTTGAACTTGCTGTGGCATATTGGTGTCAGTAAAGGAGGGCTGGCTAGTATTAAGACATGTGCCTTTGCCTTCCATAGAGATGTTCTTGCCAAGCGCTTACACACCCCCATCTCTGTACTGTCAAGCTCTTATTCTGTTGCCATCTGTATGATCTGGAAGCATAGTACTGTCAATATAGGGGAAATGGGAGTCAAAATCATAACTGCTAATTAAGATTTCCTTGAACTTTGGGAATGTGTGGGTTTTCCTGGAAAAGGTTTGTATTGTGTGTGTTGCCAGGTAATTGTTGCTTGCAAGATCACCCATGCTATTTGGCAAGTAAGATTAGCACAACTCAAATATACGGCCATGAAAATACTCATGCAAAGTCTTATGttattgcaaatgtttttctgcaggTGGAACTTCTGATGAAATCAAATAGGAGTCCCACATACTGGTGATAGAAATGGTCTAGTTTAGAGAGGACAATAGAATCAAGCACCCCAGCATTAAAAGTGAAAACGTTGATTGATTGTGCTCTTACATGCTAAGAATAGTCTCATGTGGAGGAGCAAGTTCATTCGGTGGCCCAGAAGAGCCCAAGTGAGTAAGTTTGTAAACAGCATCAGTGAACAGCCTTACAGTCTCTCCCAGCTCTGAAGCTGAAACTCTGAAGAGTTCAGAAAACTTGTTTTAGTAGTAACTGGTTTCTCTTGCGCTGCTCAGATGAGGCAGACTTCATACAATTTCTTGTgtggaaaagcaacagaaaatgttaAGCAAAGGGAATTGCTAGGAGATGTGGATATAAGAAATCTAAGCCAAGAAACTGTAAAAGTGAAGGTGTGAATGAAATAATGAACCCTTATAAAAAGGGATAGGGATATTGTCTACAAAAATGAAGCTCTCTTTCTGTCTGGTAAAGTG is a genomic window of Balearica regulorum gibbericeps isolate bBalReg1 chromosome 6, bBalReg1.pri, whole genome shotgun sequence containing:
- the TMEM177 gene encoding transmembrane protein 177 — encoded protein: MAVQFLRKASVWLKKRKITLLAVSCVGLFGANLSYHVFPEQTFKLLHECWSEGQPAELSQRLCGVFQDVLQDTDVKSTDSYRAFAASGFHPVSAGIPWLPAGSLVGIPPNFDSTAEDKKGIVNHVVVINGKEVDWESSEGVALKEALTFSLNAQKFAIAREVVYLQNGSPLASAVVAPTCLAGTFLCGRGIKLLLGLSPGPLILRSICNLITAAGGLMCYYVSYDAMTYHLDCKADRKAATVSKDYARGGVEFYDKILSRNRILRGLMGKQGMKMYAPSGNLFPRHWFRIKYTPYTYRRDLIVNILRELHA